AATGTGCTGCTTGTAGAATTTgtgcatatatataaatatatatatcacGAATAAAGCCATCAACATGGACAACGAGAATAAGTATATATGCAGTTGTGTATTTACTAACACCGTCTTTCCACTTCAGAACCACCACAGAACTCACAACAAACCTATCAACCGCCATCGCCAAAACCCTCGGAATACAATCCCACTCCCAAATCGTCGAAATCATCGTCCGCACCGTAAGTTGACTTAACCCTCCCTTTCACATCCCCAATTATGATCATCACACAAAACTAACAAATTTCATCCCagatcttcttcatcctcaacctcacctTCAACGGCATCGTAAGTGTCTCACTCATCCCTCACAAACCAAACACTTTTCACTTACTCAACTCTCGCAAAAAGATGTGGTCTCTATTCACCACCGCCCTCGCACGCGGCAAATCCGCAACCCAAGTCTCTATCATGAACACCTCCACAAACTTCCTCGTCACCGCCTTCACCggcttcgccatcttctcagAGGCCCTGCCCCCAATGTGGTGGGCCGGCGCATCGCTTCTCGTCGCCGGCAGCGTCATTGCGGGCCGTAAGGACGAGGGCGAAGGGGATGGTGCTaaagatgccgccgccggcgAGGCGTATGAGCCGGTGCCCGCGGGAAGTAGTAACCTTGAGCTGGATGAGGATGTAGTAGTTACGGGTGAAAGATACCGCGATGAGGACATCCCTGACTTGGGAGAGCTTCGGAGCTGAGCGGCATGAATGGCTTGTTCTGGTCGTCAAATTCAAAATCACAGTAGCATAGCAACACTTTAGATATCAAATCATTGTATATACACACAAGGCAAGtgaaagacaaaaaaagcaacgcTTCTATAGCGCCCCCGCTCCGTATTCAAAATGCCAATCCAGTCTATCTCCTTTCCAGCTCAACGCcctcatcaacgccgtccTCGTCCCCATCCAAGAtagcctctctcctcccactcGCACGCGTCCGCTCATCGTCAAATTGCCCACTAAGTCTAATATGCCCCCGCGAAACCGACGACACCGAATTCGAAACCCAAAAGCCCACTCTGCGAAGCGCGCTCCACAGATGCTCCTGTCCCTCAATGACGTGCTGGTCATCTTTCGGGTTCTCAGCTGCCTCCACCTTAAACTGGTATTTGAGGCAATCCTTTACAGTTACCAGACCGGAGAGCTTCCCGTGATACTCAATGAGAATGACGCGAGGTCCAATCTTTTGAAACAGCTCCATAACCGTCTCCAGGGGCAGGCGAGGATGCGCCGTCACAGGCGTAGCGTCGACGTAACGGCTGAAATCAAGAGGTGATGAGGCCGTGACGTCGCCACGAAATGCGGGTGTAATCGGAGTGATGGCTGGAGTCTGAATCGGATGCGGTGAAAAGATGCACTTTGCATCTGGAGAAACGGGACGCTCGCGCTTTGTTCGATCAACGGCATACCGCAATTCAGTCCTGCCAATGTATCCCAACAGCGTCTTGGAGTTGCTGTCTAACACGATAGGGAACCCCTGATACTTGGCCTCGGCCAGCAGCTGTTCAATTTCGGCAAGCGTCAACCCGTTGGCAGGCAGAGACACGACGGAGCTTCGCATGACCTGAGAGACTGGGACACCGTAGTTGTGATCCTCTTTACTATCGATAAACGGAAAGCCATTGAACCAAATCATACGGTCAGCGATGCCGCCCTTGCCAAACATTTCGCTGACAAGCTTGGTCACGCCGACGACAATCATGGTTGGCAGAATGTATGTGAGCGCCCCGGTGAGCTCAAACATGATGACGACCACAGTCAGGGTGAGGTGCATGATACCGCTCAGGGCTGCCGCCGCACCGAGGAAGGCGTACGTGCCGGGCGTGATGCATGGCTCATCTGGCTTACAggcggaaaagaagacgctgCTCGGGTTTGCTTCATATATGGcttggacgatgatgccgacaGTTCGCCCAAACGAGGCGCCAATAGCCATGGATGGGACAAAAATACCGGCGGGCACCTTGCATCCGTATGAGATGATGACCAAGAACACTCTCAACACCGTCGCGAGAATTAATGAGATGAGGTTCCACGTCCTCTGGTCTTTATCGCAAAGCCCATGGTAGTTTTCTGCTCCTTCACactcgaggaagagaatctCCATGCTCTCAGTCATGTCGATTCTAAGAAAAGCGTTGGGATAAGCGATAATAGCGGTTCCCGCCGCGAGGAGCGTCGCTTCTAATACGGCGTACTTTGTCAGGTACTTTTTCCGGAAAGCCTGCGCTCGGAGATTCCACTTCATGACAAAGGCGCCATACAATCCGCCGAAAatgccaatgatgatgtAGAAGACGATTTCAAAGAAGTGCCAATCCCGGTCGTATTTCACCTGGAACATGACCAGCTGCCCCGTTCGGAAGGGGTTCATCGCAGATAGGACCGCCGTGGCGACCAGAGCACAGAAATAGCTGCGCCACATGGTTTTGAGCGGAAAGTAGCTCGACATTTCTTCGAGCGAGAAGAGCACGCCTCCGATAGGGCTGCCAAAGGCGACAGCGACACCCGCCGCGGCGCAGGCACTGAGAATTTCACGAGTCTTCCCCGCATTGCTCCTGTACTTGTTGAACAGCCTCGAGATGACGTTGCCAGTGCAGACGGCGTAGTGGACGCTGGGTCCCTCCTTTCCAACAGACAAGCCAGAGGCGATGGCCAGGGGCAAGCAGATAGACTTTATCAGCAGAGTCCAAAAGCCAAGAAAGCCCTTCATGACGAAGCCAGCAATAATGCACTTGATCTCCGATATGCCAGATCCCGCTGCATACGGAGCATATGACTTGACCAGTGTGGCTGATACACAGGCGAACAAGGTCTGCCAGCAGAGTTAGAATACTTGCACATTCAAGCTAGATGCGTAGAGTTAAAAACAAGGTTGCTTACCGCAAATATGAAATAGATAAAGTAGTTGAGGGGACCAAAGCCAGTCCAGCGATGCCACTGCTCGCAACCTGCAATaagagtcagtcagtcatCCAGGCACACATATCATAGCAGTTAATATAAATCCAAGGAGAAAATTACCATTGTCCTctccccagcagcaaaacTTCTCGTTGAGATAAAACCCCGTCGTGCAATAGCCCGTCTTGATATCAGCCAGCCACTCCGTCACAATGTTCAAAAACGCCGCATTCAACCCAATAGCCGCGCcgatgatggtgacgacgaTCCAGCCCTGCGCGGCGTCGTAAGATTCCCATATCCGATATCTCCAGCCAGGCTGGCCGAGTCTGTACACGCCCGCCGTGCGCTTCCTACGAGCCTTGCGCCGCGCCTGTTCTCGTGCCGCATCTTGCACCCAATCTGCGTTGCTTCGGGGTCAGTCTTGTCTGTGAAAATGCGCCTCTGAGTGACTGTTTCGCTTCTCACCTATCGTTGTAAAGTCCTAAATACCATAAGGTGTCAGCACCAGCAGATACATATGCCATAGTAGCACGGATTCGCTCACCTCATATCTCTTGATCTCGGCAATCTCGTCTTCGATCTGGCCCTCCCTCGACGCCTCTCCCTGCTCTGCGTTGGACACAGCAAAAGACACTCGAGAGCTAATGGATGGCCGCCGTGAGAGGCCGGGGCTGAGCGCAGCCGTAGAAATTGATGTTGAATTCATAGTTCCGACATGCACACCATGGCGATTGTATGATTGAACTCGATCGAGGGCGGGCGCCGATCGCCAACGTCTTTTGCGCGTGGCTCTGTCCGATGTGATGcgattcgattcgatttAGTGTGACTACGATTGTTATGGGGTTGCGTTCGTCGTTTCTACGGTTCGGATCAGCTTGGTCTGGTGTTGAAGGGCGTGGATGCGACGTTGTCGCAAAtagagctgcagctgtagCTCAACATCAATGGATGACAGCAGTTGCGCAGATGCGGATAAGATAAGCACCTCGCGCAGC
This genomic stretch from Trichoderma breve strain T069 chromosome 1, whole genome shotgun sequence harbors:
- a CDS encoding voltage gated chloride channel domain-containing protein, translated to MNSTSISTAALSPGLSRRPSISSRVSFAVSNAEQGEASREGQIEDEIAEIKRYEDFTTIDWVQDAAREQARRKARRKRTAGVYRLGQPGWRYRIWESYDAAQGWIVVTIIGAAIGLNAAFLNIVTEWLADIKTGYCTTGFYLNEKFCCWGEDNGCEQWHRWTGFGPLNYFIYFIFATLFACVSATLVKSYAPYAAGSGISEIKCIIAGFVMKGFLGFWTLLIKSICLPLAIASGLSVGKEGPSVHYAVCTGNVISRLFNKYRSNAGKTREILSACAAAGVAVAFGSPIGGVLFSLEEMSSYFPLKTMWRSYFCALVATAVLSAMNPFRTGQLVMFQVKYDRDWHFFEIVFYIIIGIFGGLYGAFVMKWNLRAQAFRKKYLTKYAVLEATLLAAGTAIIAYPNAFLRIDMTESMEILFLECEGAENYHGLCDKDQRTWNLISLILATVLRVFLVIISYGCKVPAGIFVPSMAIGASFGRTVGIIVQAIYEANPSSVFFSACKPDEPCITPGTYAFLGAAAALSGIMHLTLTVVVIMFELTGALTYILPTMIVVGVTKLVSEMFGKGGIADRMIWFNGFPFIDSKEDHNYGVPVSQVMRSSVVSLPANGLTLAEIEQLLAEAKYQGFPIVLDSNSKTLLGYIGRTELRYAVDRTKRERPVSPDAKCIFSPHPIQTPAITPITPAFRGDVTASSPLDFSRYVDATPVTAHPRLPLETVMELFQKIGPRVILIEYHGKLSGLVTVKDCLKYQFKVEAAENPKDDQHVIEGQEHLWSALRRVGFWVSNSVSSVSRGHIRLSGQFDDERTRASGRREAILDGDEDGVDEGVELERR